The Triticum urartu cultivar G1812 chromosome 6, Tu2.1, whole genome shotgun sequence genome includes the window CACACGACACGTCGCTCGCTCGCTCCTCGTCCTCGTCACCAGCCGCCCATGGAGAACGGCGGCGACGCGAAATGGCGCTTCGGGGCGGGGAACCCGGCGGTCCAGGCGAGTGGCCGGCAGAGCCTCCGCGCCCTCGTCACCCGCGTCTTTGACTGCGTCGACAGGAACGACCCGCGGCCCGTCGCGCCGCTCGGCCACGGCGACCCCTCCGCGTTCGCGTGCTTCCGCACCGCGGCCGCCGCCGAGGaggccgtcgccgccgccgccctgtcAGGCAAGCACAACAGATACTCCTCCGCCGGCGGCGTGCTGGAGGCGCGCAGGTACGTACTGCCGCCGCAGCCTTAATCTCTTCTCTGCTTCTTCAGCTAGTCAGTTCTGGTAAACACATGGATATGTGCTGCCGCAGCGCCGTCGCGGCGTACCTGTCCCGGGAGCTCCCCTACGAGCTGTCGACGGGGGACGTGGTCGTCACGGCCGGCTGCAACCACGCCATCGAGATCATGATGGCCGTGCTGGCCTCTCCGGGCGCCAACGTGCTGCTGCCGCGGCCGGGGTACCCGATGTACGAGTCGCGCGCCGCGCTGTGCGGCCTCGAGTTCCGGCGCTTCGACCTCCTGCCGGAGAAGGAGTGGGAGGTGGACCTCGACGGCGTGGAGGCCCTCGCCGACGAGAACACCGTGGCCATGGTCATCGTCAACCCCAACAACCCCTGCGGGTGCGTCTACTCGTACGACCACTTGGCCAAGGTACTATCCAGCATCTACGCAGACGTCTATGCATTAAAATTTAAGACAAGTAGCGCCACTAGCCACTagccacttcttcttcctcctctgatTAATTAGTACGGAGACATTTCACAGATTGCGGAGACGGCGAGGAAGCTCGGGATCATGGTGATCAGCGACGAGGTGTACGACCACTGCGCGTTCGGGAGCAAGCCGTTCGTGCCGATGGGCGTGTTCGGGGAGACAGCTCCGGTGGTGACCATCGGCGGCATCTCCAAGCGGTGGATGGTGCCGGGCTGGCGACTTGGCTGGATCGCAGCCACGGATCCCAAGGGGGTCCTCAGGGACAAGAACGTACGCACTACAGTACCTTCCTTCTTTACCCCAACCAACTTCCAAAATGCGCTCACGGGGGCTGACAGACACCCTCCTGGTAATTTTCTTCAGGTCCTACAGTCGATCATGAGCTACTGCGCCATCTCGGTGGACGCCGTGACGTTCGTGCAGGGAGCTCTGCCGCAGATCCTCGCCAACACGGAGAAGGCCTTCTTCGAGAAGGCCATGGAGGTGATGAGGTCGGCGGCGGAGATATGCTACCGGAAGGTGGAGGGCATCGGGTGCATCACCTGCCCGCACAAGCCGGAGGGGTCCATGTTCGTCATGGTGAAGCTGGACCTCTCCTGCTTGGACGGCATCGCCGACGACGTGGACTTCTGCACCAAGCTCGCCCGCGAGGAGTCCGTCGTCATTTGCCCAGGTACCCTAGTACACTATCCATCAATCAATCAATCATGGATTCGGCTTATTTTGGACTGCTAACTATAGCTTGTATTATTGCCTGGTTTAAGCTGTTGGTCACTTGGCCTGCTAAACCAATGCATATCGATCCATTCAACCTACTAAAAACCAAATCAGAAGCAGAAATACATATCTAGTTGTTTTTGCCTCCACCAGCATTCGTTGCTCTGTCGCCGTACGAATCCGACTATAATTGTACTAGTAGTAGATTAAGTTATGCATCGATCGATCACAGAGAAATTAAGTGAACGTCCAACGACTCTTGATCTCTCTTGCCTTTTGCAGCTGTTGCAATCTAATAAGTTTACtttgccttttctctcttatatTTTTGTGCTTAAATTATCAACATAGGGCTGATATATATATGGTCAATGTTTTCCACGTTTCGTGTAGCTATGCTGAGCAAATTAAATCCAAAGCACATCACTAGCGGTTCTGTAAACAAATATATGAGGAGTAATTCAGAATCTAAGGGGTAATGACTAGCAAAAAAAAAGTAACGGCGACAATTCATAACATAACACAAAATCGACAGTGGCTCGGCTTTTGCTCGAACTGAGCCTCCTTATTTACCAATCTATTTACCTGCTTTTCTTCTAATAACTTTGAATTTTCACATGAAACTTGGCAAAACTAAAAAAAACACCTAAATGGCTGGACAAAATGAGCTCCAAAATTTCCAAATACTAAGAAAAATAATTATATTTACTATAATGTCTTCAATTTTTACACTTTTTTTTATTCCACTACATTTTTTTCTAAACTTTGAAAAATAGTCCAAACTCCTAAATGGCTTGGCAAAATCGGCTCAAAAATTGATTAACCATAACTTTTCCAACATGTTATGAAACTTTGAATCTTTAGTTCTTATTTGAATCGCATAGTTTAAATATCTTATGACTGTTTCTTAAAAATAAATGTTAGAAACAAAGCTATCTTCCATATTCTAAAAAATAGTCTTGCTACAGCTCACGGGGGAGGGAATGCCTGCTGATTCAGTTACAAATTTACATGAATTAGCAGTAGTATTCTGCAATTGAAAACTAAAACATGCTCATTACAGGGAGTGGACTAGGAATGAAGAACTGGCTCCGTATTACGTTTGCTGTCGATCCAGGCCTTCTCGAGGATGGCATGGAGAGGGTCAAGTCTTTCTGCCAAAGGCATGGCAAAGCCAAGGAGTTGAAgtgacacatgcatggagtgggTTCTCCAAAATAAATGTTTGATTGTGCATGTGCAACTCGCGTTGCATATGGGAGAAATCAAACTCAGAAGAATGTACTAGTGAAATTGCATCACAATTATGAATCTTAATTATGGAAATCATGTGACAATGTTAAACTTGAGTTTAATTCTGGCTCCACTAGCTTGCGGACTATGCCGACCCCAAAGATTTTCCCAGACCTAtaagagcatcttcaacagcCGTCCAAAAACTGGGCCGCGCGCTAAAATTCGGATTTTTGGGCGCCGGACAGCTCCAACAGAAAGTGTAAAACAGTGCACGCGTAAAAAAGAATTGGCCACGCGCTAAAAAACGTTATCGCATGCTGTAAATTTGAGGCGCCGAATTTCGCGCTTCACAATTTACATTGCGTGTTCTTTTGGGCGCGTGTTTTTGAGCATCTGCTAAATTAATGTTGGGTCCGGCGGACTAAAGGTGCTATAATGGCGCGCTAAAACTATTTTGAGCATCCGAAAGTGGGTGCAGCCATTATTTTTCCAACTATTTTAGGGCGTGAAACTTTTATGcatctgttggagatgctctaaaccAAAGTGGACGGTATGCTTTTTTTAATTGTTAAAAGAAAGGCATCAAAGCTTACATGGCACACTCAAGCATCACTAATCCTATTGCTAGACGTCATCTATATTGATTGAACGAAGCCTATGCTGCCATCTCCGAATCATCAAATGGTTGCAGACAAAGACTCCTATTAGCATCTTTGAGAGACTGAGCCCACACATTACTTAAAATTGACGAAGTCGCCATAGACATTTTCATAGTTGACGGGAACGTCTTCTCCCACTAAACGCATATTGCTGGACGGTCTAAAATAAATCTAGGAAAATGCGAGCACTTGTCAAATCTAGAACTTAAACTCTGGTGGGGATAtcactgtcctcctaaccatccaaccacatgttagTTTACCAGTATTTGCATATTAATACCTTAGCAAGTAATGCAAGTTaggaaaataaaagaaaaaggctaAGCTGTGTTaataagaaaaaaaagaaaaaaataagcTAATTGTTAGGTATGTAACTGAACTGGTTTAGCTAAAAATATAGGTAGCTCGACCTAGTCAGTCTATCAAAACCGCTTCCTGTGACCCAACAGTACGTCCTCACTTTGAGCGTTCTGCGTTTGACATCCCCTCTCCATGCAATCCATGGCCATGTAACATCCCAAAGTTAACGAAAAAGAGTTTTCTCCCGCTTTGTATTACAAAACAACCATCCGAGGCAACCAATGATAGACGCTGGGGCGGAAGCAGCACAGTCACGTCCAAAAGAAATGAaagaaaaaatataaaaaaacaaATGCCGATAACGGCGGATCGACAAAAACAGCGAAGCCTCGCGACCGCTGCGTCCAACGGAGATCGCCCACCAAGCTCCGAGACTCCGAAGCGTCGGTACCAaccaacacctccaagaagggacGGCATGATGACGACGCTGCTGCCAGGGGGGAGGGGGTTGGGTTCTACGTTGACATCCCCTCTCCATTCAATCCGTGGCCATGTAACATCCCAAAGTTAACGAAAAAGGGTTTTCCCCCGCTTTGTATTACAAAGAAACCATCCGAGACAACCAACGATAGGCGCTGGGGCGGAAGCAACATGGTCACGCCCAAAAGAAATGAAAGAGAAAATACAAAAGAAACAAATGTCGATAACGGCAGATCGACAAAAAGGGCGAAGCCTCGCGACCGCTGCATCCACCGAAGATCGCCCACCAAGCTCCGAGACTCCGAAGCGCTGGTACCaatcaacacctccaagaagggacGCGACGATGACGACGTTGCTGCCAAGGGTTTACCCCGGTACGCGGCGAGGAGAGAGGTAGGGTAGCCCCGACGCCCTCCAGGAAGATCCGGCGGCACCCTCGTCGGTGTCGGCCAAGCCAACAAGGATTTTTCCCGATCCCAACCTTCACCTCAGGCACTCCGAAGCTCGCCACCAAACTGACCACCACCCTGCGCCAACACGGTCATGAAGTTCCTCACGCTGTCTCACCACGGCACCACAAAGTATGGCCTGCACAACGAAGAAGAGGAGCCGAGACTAGGGCAACAACACCGTCGGCACGCGGGAGGGCTCCACCTCCACCATCCATGACGGTAGCCGACCGGACGCATTGGCAGGAGCCTACCAGGCCCGTGGCCCCACAGGCTTACGAAATATGTAATGAAGAATgctattttgcatcatgtttaaattcaagtTGAAAAGGTTAACTCAAAACCTCAATAAACTTTGGAAACATTTATAGTGTAACTTAAATGTCCTTGAAAAATTCAAAAACTTATGTGGGAGTTTTGTGTATATGGCTATATGCTCAGAAGGACTCCATAATATTTCATGAAGTTTGGATGACTTAAACCTTGCCAACTAAGTTTCTTCAAGCTAATTTTTTGAAGTAATTCATTTTTAGaaaactttttttttcaaaaaatccaCTATTATATGCTTATTCTTGAATATCCAAAAAACGCAATTTATGTGTACATTGTGTGAAAATTTTGTCATTGTGTGCAAATTATGTGTACATTGTGTGCTCAAAATCGATATAACTATTTTCTATTGTGAGTCATTTTTTCTTAATCAAAGAGTAAACCACTTGTTAGACACGGCAAAAATAGAGTGACAGACCCGGATTAGAATTTCAGGCACTGACTGTTGACGGTTTGTTGGCCCTAAAAATATATTTGCTATTTTCTAAAGGGTCTGTGTGTtctaagtattgcacatctaagtgactCATTCAAACATGAAGAGGAAAAAAAATACCCACACAAATCTTCGTGTAAAATCAATGACATAAAACTTAGATATGCAATATTTAGGGCTTGTCCAACGCTGACCCGCAAATTTGCTCCGACATCCGTCCACggacaggggggaggggggggggcagtCCGCAGACACCGATGCGAGAGTCGGCCATCCAACATTGCTCACATATATTTCAACCGCTGTTTGAACTAACTGGATGAAATTCAAGCAAACACGGCGTATTTCATATAAACCGGACGAGATTCATTATATTTCAGGCATACTTCAACTAAAAGCAAAGCTCGTCTGACTCTAGAGGTATAATTGCGTCTCCATGGCCTCCGGCTCCTCCATATCTTCCCTATGTCCGTCTGTGCCGCTCATCGGAGTGCCCATGCTTCAGCCGGAGGGGAAGAGTGGCTCCTCCACTTTCGTGAAGCCGAGGtgggggtcgatgatggtctgcGCTGAACCGGGCAAGACACTGGTTGTGTATGACGGCGACGCAGTGGCGGTGGCCATCGTGGGACCCAAGCGGCAACGGCCTCCCATGGTCTACTTTTCCTCGGTGTTGGCAGCGGCCACAGACGTGCTGGCCGCCTCCGCCATCAAGGCGCGCTTACACCAATGTTTGCGGTGGATGACGCGGTCGTAGGCATGGGAGGAGCGTGATGACACGGCGGCGTCCACGACAGCCACAGTGCCCGTGCCACCGTGCACCCCCGACGTGACGGCGTGGAGCAACTGGCTACTCCTCTACGAGCTGGGTTGGAGCCATGAGTTGCTGCACCAGGGGCCAGCTTGGAGCGGAGGCTTGCTCCTACGCTTTCCCACCTGCAGCCTCGCCCATGGTATTGACGGCCTAGGGCGGTGAGGGAGCTGGAGCAGCGAGTTGCCTAGCTTGTATCAAGCGGGCTCAGCGGGCTACCCAGCTGGCTTTTATGCCGGATAACCCTTCTTCCTGCTCGTCGGATGTTATGGAGAGTGTGCAGAATATGGTGCAAGGAGGATATTGGGGGCGGAGGTGTGGTTCGGTTCTTGTTcggcgtctggcctcgtttaTATACCGGGTGGACGCGAGGAGCCAACCGGTGTTGTGTTTAATGTCACACGGCTAGTGTAGCCGGAGAATGAAGCCAGTTGAATGTGGTGAGGAGGCGTGTTCcgccgggcgtgcagcggacaGCGCTCTCTCAGCCGACACTAGTGGGAGGTTGTGTCCGCTCTGGGCCAACGTCAATGCAGAGCAGTTACTCTATAGTGGTATGAATACGCACTGCTGGCACCGGGTGGGAACGCACACGGGCGAGGTAGGATGGTTTTTGGTGGGCCAGGGTAGTCAGGGGCGGGTGTGGCAGTGGTCCATACGCCCATAATGCCCACCGCTACTTTGTCTCCGGTTTGCAGTAAAAACACGTTCAAATCGTCCGAATCTTTCGATGGACCAATACAGACCCATATTGAATGTCACAACATGGTCCGGACGTATGTGTACGATTTGTGGGTTGGAGATGCCCAGGGCACCTTTAGCAAAACCGATTTTCAGATCGACTGGAATTGCTATTTCTAAATCGACCAAAATTTACAATGTGAGATCTAGAATTACAAAATTAAATGTGTGAACTTGTGCAACGGTTCGGTTGCACATGGCAAAAGTGGTACTCCAAGTAGAAAAATAGTCTATCAATCAGTAGGAAAGAAACAGAGGATATCTGTAGTAGGGCCAACCACGCGATACAGGAGTAGCACGGGAGTCACGTTGCTGTCTCCTTGCAATAGTGCAAAAGTTCAAAAAAATACGCCCTTTCTCGTACAGCAGTAATGGAGGACGAGCCCCACCTCCACCCGACCATCTCCATGTGCAAACTACCCATGCCATGCGGTCTGCGTGCTGCCACCCGTGCCATCCGGCGCTCCTCACAGCATCTCCAACAGCCACACAAAAATCTCGCGCCCAATAAAAGTTATAGCACGTCGCTTTAGCACTTTTAGTGCGCCGGGACCAACATTGCTTTAGCAGACGCCAAAAGACGCGCACCCAAAAAGCAGACAGTGCAAATTATGAAGCGCGCGCAATCCGAAGCTCAAAATATGCTGCGCGCGATAGCGTTTTTCAGCGTGGGCCCAAAACTTTTTAGCGCTACAGCATCTGCTGGAGGTGTTGGGCGCCCAAAAAAAACTAATTTTTAGTGCGCGGAGCTCTTTTTgggcgcctgttggagatgctctcaGCTGACTCGTCTGCTTTCTCGCGTCCCCCACCAGGGGTGTGGTTGCGGGCCCGGTAACAACCAAAACACCGGCTAGGCTTACAATCGAACGCGAATCTTGACGCAGGAAACGAACGGACAGAAAAATGGATGGAAGTGAATTATTTTCATCCGGATGAAAAATAGCGATTCCGTAAAATAAAAGTAGGCATCTTCGCAAGCTCGTCCCAGTGCAGCAGTTCACATGGATGGCATTGAAGTGGCGATGCATGCAGCGCGCCGTCTCGTCGCCATCCACGGCCTCCCCTGCAGCACCGTAGCGCCGCTCCCCCTCGCTGCTCGTTGGCTCGGCCACTTGCCGGCTCGCGGTTGCAGCATCGGTGCCCTGCTTGGTCCTCCCTTTGCAGCAAAATGCGCTGCCGATGCTAGCCATTCGCCCCCTGCGGCTCCAGCATTCGTCCTCGGTGCAACGGCCTGGCGTAGCCGTCGTCGAAGACAAATGCATCAACAGTGGGTGCCGGTTCCAGCATCTAGACACCACAGTTGCGCATCCCCGTCGGGTCGTGGACACCACCGGAAAATCTTTCGGCGGTCGCGtttcagcatccggtggtcgcggTTTCAGCTTCTTCCAACGCGGTTGCAGTACTAGCCGGTTGCCATCCTCGGGTAGGGCTGCCATCGCAGCATCCTCCTTCGCTAGTTCCGGCATACTCCCACATGGTTGCAGGTCGGGGTCACGTCAATCACCACCGTCATGTGCACCCCGGTCACCATTGTTGCATCATGTGGTCAGGGATCACCACCGTGGTAGCACCCGGTCGCCGCGGTTGCAGCACATGGTGCACCCCTGGTCACCATCGTTGTGGCGCGCTGGTGGTCTCTGTCGTCGCTGGTCACCACTGTCACGCACCCCCGGCCACCACAGTTGCAGCATGTGGTCACTGCTGTGGTAGCACCCCTTCGCCGCGGTTGAAGCACGCGGTGCACCCTTGGGTAATCGTCGCCGTGGCACTGGTGGTCTCCGTCGTCGTAGGTCACTGCCGCGGCGCACGCCTGTCACCATAGTTGCAGCACATGGTCACCGCCACTACCCATCGTTGCGACTCAAGCGCACAGAGCCAGTTGTTATTTTATGTATGTTTTTGATTTTATAAAAAACAAATATTTATAGAGCTCAAAATACAATGTCAATTTTTGGTGCTTTTTTGGGAGAGGAAGAATCTAGAAAGTACCGGAAGATGCCCAGGATCCACCCAAGGCCCCCAGATGGCGAGGCGGCGCAGCCAGGGGGTGGCCCAAGTGGTCCACCCGTCTGGAGCCCCTGGACACCACCTCCCGACCATCTTTTCCTATAAAATCTCATATTTTCCGAAACTCTCCATCCATTTTTTCATGATTTTTTCGCCGCCGCAAGTTTCTGTTCCAGGGAGATCCAATCCGGAggcctgttccggcaccctgccagagggggaatccaTCACCAGAGTCATCTTCATCAATCTTGCTACCACCACGACCATGTGTGAGTATTTCCCTTGGGTCCATAGCGGTAGCTAGATGGCATCCTCTCTCCCTTATGATTCAATACAAGGTTCCCATGACCTGCCTCACGTGATCGGGATCCATACGATGTAATCGGTGTTGTGTTTGTTGGAATATGATGAATTTTCACTTCATGACAAGATTGTTCATTGAATTATATTGAATTTCTTATGAATTCTTTGCATCATAATTAAGTAGTCGTATGTGCCCTCCATTCTGTTTGTCTATTTTGGCCAAGTTTGATAGGTAGTTCTTCAGAGGGAGTTGTGTACGGTAGTGGGTTCAATATTGTGGTGATCCATCCCAGTGGCAGAAAGGGAACGGGCACGTgttgtattgttgctactaaggattaAACTATGGTTTATATATCACACTTGGATATTCGTTTTACTATCTACATTATGTCACCATGCTCATTGCAGTACTCTCTTGTATGAACTTAATACCTCGAGacgcatgctagatagcggtcttGAGTACTAGTTGTAGGTGCAGTTGGATAACGGTCTACATATCACAGACATAATGCTTATATAAGTTGTGCCATGAATGATCATAGTCATAAATATAAATTTGCAATTTAATTACCGCCCAATTGTAATTTGTTCACCACAACACATTTATCTTGCATGCAGAGATGCCTTAGTGAAGGTATGCCCCACTAGGTCTATCTTCTTTTCATTGCGAACACCATTATAATTTACTTTTTTCGTTGTTCTGTTTTATTATTTTGTTCTATTTATCAATTACTACCATACCATACAATTTATCCTTGTAACTAGCAGTAGAAGAAGCTTGACAACCTTCTTGAAACATTAGGGGCGAGGTTGTTTTGTGTTTCTTGTGCAGGTACCAAGGATTTAGATTGCAAAAGAAATTCATACTGGTTCAATAAACCTTGGTTCTCAATCGAGGGAAATACTTATTGCTAGGTTATTTCATCCTTACACTTTTAGGTCACCCAACCACTCTTACGAGAGAGCAAGCAGGCGACGACAATGTTGGGTGCATGAAGCCGAAAAATAGGGGGTGCATGGTCGCCATAGGGAGATGAGGTCATTGATGACAACTCGATGGGAGAGTGGAGTCGGAGGAACAGGTGGCATGCAGAGGTTGGTCGCGGTTGGGTGGACATGCTGGGAGAGGGGGGAATACTGACCCGCCCAATTTCTGTCGATAGAGTTCATTGTATATTTTGCCTGGTTGTCCTAAGATATTCAGACAAGAGGGGTGTTTTAGGTTGCACTCTAAGGCCCACTTtcattcaaaggattctcaaagaaAATTTGGAGGATCGAAATCCTTAGAAATTTTTCTTATATAGGTCATTTGATTCATAGGATCGAATCATGCAGCAATTTTTCCTAAGAATTACTTTTCACTACATGTATTGAAAACTTAGCATCCACTCAAACATCTTTGAAAGAATCCTTTGTTTTTACTGCGACACAATCAAACGAACAAAAGTCTTGTAGGATTCGCATGGGTGTGACATTTAAAGCACGTGTATTTTTCCTTCTATTTTTACGCTTTTAGAATTCTGAGAACCAAAAAGGCCCTAAAATGACATGGATAGAGTGCCCTATTGGTAATGTGCTAGACCTATTATTGCCTGTTTGACAGTTTTTAGGGACAGTAACATTGTAGGAATTTGCTAGACTTACCATCAAGCAGTGAGCCTATCGATGGACCTATCCGGCAAGAGACCCAACCATATGATAGAAATATTAGCACTTTTCCGACTAATCTAATCCACGAGTAAATTGTAAACATGGCAAATACAAATATGCATCTCATACTGATACCTAAGCATGTGAGCACGTATAGTACATAGAACCGAAACATCTATGAACAGCATATATACAGCCAACACATGAACGAGCAAATAGGGGATGAACAAGTCATACCCTCCGATTGGCCATGCCAACgtgatggcggcggcggcagcctcGGCATCGGCCGAGGTCTTCTTCGTCGCGACTTTGTCATCCTCCATGGAGTCGTACGGGAAGTAGCGGAACGAGAGGCAGACGGAGACAAATTGGGAGTCGTCGCGTCAAGACGAtccccaaaaaccttattgcCGTTCTCCAGGGTAGGATCTCGAACGACAGGGTTTCGGGGGCACCTGCTCTCCCGACCAACCATGCACACGGCCGACGGGATGAGATCGCCGGAAGCAGCATAGAGAGAGAAACAGTAGATGACGGCCATGGTTGAGCGAGAGGGAGTGAGCGAACTGAGTTAGGGTTCACTCCACTGACCATCGCCTTCTTATATAGGTCGTCGGTTAGATGGGCCTAGGCTCAAGCCCACGACCGAGTCTGCGAACAACCCACGATCCAACGTCTCGGACTGTGGCACTTCCGTGAGTGGCTCGTTAACTAATCCGAGATTAATTAACCATTCCTGACCGGCAAAAATAAGCTTTGGCTCGGATCATTCCCGCAACCTGTGGCGCGTGTGCGCGTCATGATGAGgcaggcagaggaggaggaggaggagcgcgcgtgcaCAACACCTCTTCCCAAGCTCCCAATGGCATGCGATAGAGCAACACTTATAAAGGGGTCTCACTCTTTTTACtgtagcagtatgggactaaacttccaACCACTTGTCATGCACCTAATAGGCCTTAGAAATTGACTAGGGATTATTGTCTTATATGGGCCTAAGCCCATCCATAATCCAACAATCCTCCACCAGATATCGAGGCACATGACTTTGTCAACTGTTCCAAACAATGTTTGATATACCAGAATTTTCAGTGGAGACtattaagttgaacttccacctagagcAACAGGATTAGACTTgttcacaactgaacaatggactatgccttgaattgtcagtttggctTGCAGAAGTTTCACCTATTGTCAGCTGATACATGCCTGCCGAAGGCTAAACCCCATGGGTGGAGCTTATTAGTCATACTCCTTACCTTCTCATGAGCTTCCTAGAGATTATCCAATCTCATAGACTCTAACCAGCAGTCGGGCTCACATcggtgtgttcctccaaagaaTGCTCTGTAGGTTAGCATCTTGCTTACATAAGCTTTGGAACACATTAATACAAAAGTTAGTCTGCCTTATAGAATTGAGAGTATTATGCATCTCCAATGAAGTGGGTTAATTAAGGATACTCTGCTGAGTTGACCGCTGCATTGTTTTCCCAGGtgctaattcacgggatctccgatcacataggtgaaggaaatatgccctagaggcaataataaagttattatttatttccttatatcatgataaatgtttattattcatgctagaattgtattaaccggaaacataatacatgtgtgaatacatagacaagcagtatgtcactagtatgcctctacttgactagcttgttgatcaaagatggttatgtttcctaaccatagacatgagttgtcatttgattaaggggatcacatcattaggagaatgatgtgattgacttgacccattccgttagcttagcacttgatcgtttagtttgttgctattgctttcttcatgacttatacatgttcctatgactatgagattatgcaactcccgtttaccggaggaacactttgtgtgctaccaaaagtcacaacgtaactgggtgattataaaggtgctctacaggtgtctccaaaggtacttgtagggttggcgtatttcgagattaggatttgtcactccgattgtcggagaggtatctttgggccctctcggtaatgcacatcactcaagccttgcgagcattgcaactaataagttagttgcgggatgatgtattacggaacgagtaaagagacttgccggtaacgagattgaactaggtattgagataccgacgatcgaatctcgggcaagtaacataccgatgacaaagggaacaacgtatattgttatgcggtctgaccgataaagatctttgtagaatatgtaggagccaatatgagcatccaggttccgctattggttattgaccggagacgtgtctcggtcatgtctacatagttctcgaacccgtagggtccgcatgcttaaagttcggtgacgatcgtaattagggtttttgtgttttgatgtaccgaaggttgttcggtgtcccggatgtgatcacggacatgacgaggagtctcgaaatggtcgagacataaagattgatatattggaagcctatatttggatatcggaaacattccgggtgaaatcgggattttaccggagtaccggggggttaccggaaccccccgggggttattgggcctacatgggccctaagggagaagaggagggccggccagggcaggccgtgcgcaacctcccccctagtccgaataggacaaggaagggggcgggcggcgcccccctttcctctttctcccttcccccttccttttccaacaaggcaagaggggggagtcctactcccggtggg containing:
- the LOC125514922 gene encoding nicotianamine aminotransferase 1-like, yielding MENGGDAKWRFGAGNPAVQASGRQSLRALVTRVFDCVDRNDPRPVAPLGHGDPSAFACFRTAAAAEEAVAAAALSGKHNRYSSAGGVLEARSAVAAYLSRELPYELSTGDVVVTAGCNHAIEIMMAVLASPGANVLLPRPGYPMYESRAALCGLEFRRFDLLPEKEWEVDLDGVEALADENTVAMVIVNPNNPCGCVYSYDHLAKIAETARKLGIMVISDEVYDHCAFGSKPFVPMGVFGETAPVVTIGGISKRWMVPGWRLGWIAATDPKGVLRDKNVLQSIMSYCAISVDAVTFVQGALPQILANTEKAFFEKAMEVMRSAAEICYRKVEGIGCITCPHKPEGSMFVMVKLDLSCLDGIADDVDFCTKLAREESVVICPGSGLGMKNWLRITFAVDPGLLEDGMERVKSFCQRHGKAKELK